The Rhodospirillales bacterium nucleotide sequence GTGACTTGCTGGTCGTCGTCGGCGACGATGCCCCCGGCCACGCGGCGGACATCATCGCCATGCTGAGCCGCCATCCGATGCTGCAGCAGCAGGTCCAGGCCGGGGTGCGCCGCGGCGGCCGCCGCTGGGACCTCCGCCTCACCAACGGCATTGACATCCGGTTGCCGGAGGAGGGCGTGGCGGAGGCGCTGGCGCGCCTCGACGACTACCAGGCGCGGCACGACGTGCTCGGCCGCCGCATCACGGTGCTCGACCTCCGCTTTCCCGATCAGGTCATCGTTCGCCAGGCGGCGCCTCCGGAGGAAACTTTGGTGAAACAGGGTCGGGACACATGAACGCAAACGGCCGAGGCCACTGACGTGAAGAAGAATGCCAGAACGGCGCCAGCAAGGATGCGCAGCGGGCGTCTCGCCGCGCTCGACGTGGGCACGACCAAGATCGCCTGCCTGATCGCAGAGCCGGCGATGGAGGGGGACCTCCGCATCGTCGGCTTCGGGCACCACGAGTCCTATGGGGTGCGCCGCGGCAACATTGTCGACCTCGACGCCGCGGAGACGGCGATTCGAGCGACCGTCGAGGCGGCGGAACGGATGGCCGGAGAGAACATCCGGGAGGTCGTGGTCAACGTCACCGCCGGCGTGCCGCGCTCGCGCCTGATCCCCCACGAGGTGGCGATCGCCGGCCACGAGATCGGCGACGTCGATCTCCGCCGCATTCTCGACAGCTCCGCCATCCTTCACGAGATTCCCGAAGACCACGACGTGCTGCACGCGGTGCCGGTCGGGTACAGCGTCGACAGCACGCGCGGCGTCCGTGATCCGCGCGGCATGTTCGGCCAGCGCCTCGGCGTCAACCTGCACGTCATCAGCGCCGCGAGCGGGCCGGTGCGCAACCTCGCCACCTGCATCTACCGCTGCCACCTCGACATCGCCAAGAAGGTGGTGTCGCCCTACGCTGCGGCGCTCGGCAGCCTCAACGGCGATGAGGCGGATCTCGGCGTCACCGTCATCGACATGGGCGGCGGCACCACGACGTTCGCCGTGTTCTTCGACGGCGAGGTCATCCACACCGACACGATCTCGGTCGGGGGCGCACAGGTCACCAGCGACATCGCCCGCGGCCTGTCGACGCCGCTGGTGCAGGCGGAACGCATCAAGACGTTGTTCGGGAGTTGCGTCCCGTCGCCGACGGACAACCGCTTTGTCATCGAGGTGCCGCCGATGGGCGAAGAACCGACGGGGGAGCCAAGCCAGATACCGCGCACCAATCTGGTTGGGATCATCGCCCCGCGGATGGAGGAGATCTTCGAGATGGTGCGCTCGGGGCTGGAGGACGCCGGTTTCGACCGGCTATCCGGGCGCCTGGTGGTCCTCACCGGCGGCGCCTGTCAGCTTCCCGGCGCGGCGGAGCTGGCGGGCAAGATTTTGGACAGGCAGGTGCGCATCGGCCGACCGCGGCCGATGCCGGGCCTGCCGGACGCGGCGTCAGGGCCGGCCTTCGCCACGGCGATGGGTTTGCTGCGTTACGCCGCCGAGAACACCGCGGAGGCCGACACGACCCTCTACCAACCCGCGGAAAAACTGCCGGGCCGCTTCGGCCGGCTCGGCCACTGGCTGCGAGAGAACTTCTAGGGCCCACAAAACTGGCATGACATCTGGAGTGGAGGCAAACATGACCATCAATTTCAGCATACCCACCAAGGCACCGGTTCCCGAGTTGAAGCCGCACATCACCGTCATCGGCGTCGGCGGCGCCGGCTGCAACGCCGTCAACAACATGATCCGGTCCCA carries:
- the ftsA gene encoding cell division protein FtsA, translating into MRSGRLAALDVGTTKIACLIAEPAMEGDLRIVGFGHHESYGVRRGNIVDLDAAETAIRATVEAAERMAGENIREVVVNVTAGVPRSRLIPHEVAIAGHEIGDVDLRRILDSSAILHEIPEDHDVLHAVPVGYSVDSTRGVRDPRGMFGQRLGVNLHVISAASGPVRNLATCIYRCHLDIAKKVVSPYAAALGSLNGDEADLGVTVIDMGGGTTTFAVFFDGEVIHTDTISVGGAQVTSDIARGLSTPLVQAERIKTLFGSCVPSPTDNRFVIEVPPMGEEPTGEPSQIPRTNLVGIIAPRMEEIFEMVRSGLEDAGFDRLSGRLVVLTGGACQLPGAAELAGKILDRQVRIGRPRPMPGLPDAASGPAFATAMGLLRYAAENTAEADTTLYQPAEKLPGRFGRLGHWLRENF